In Mesotoga infera, a single window of DNA contains:
- a CDS encoding GntR family transcriptional regulator: MGETPIPLYYKLYVDLKESLNSGKYQKGDKLPTEKELCQNYGISRLTVRRAMDELRREGFIERLKGKGTFVTGSKREEQLAILTGFTDEARKRGSETRSVVLENKLVRVPADAVELFDIPADAMVVLLKRVRFLEGEPYAIEEAYLNVGADIRFLNITQRDMEKESLYGILRKEFSINISYAEEEMELTRLKKEEARFLRQDQDECAIMRKRFTYTKSDICIEYVISLYRADKSKFRIVRRI; encoded by the coding sequence ATGGGCGAAACACCGATTCCGCTATATTACAAGTTGTATGTCGACTTGAAAGAATCTCTGAATTCCGGAAAGTACCAAAAAGGCGACAAGCTTCCTACAGAGAAGGAGCTCTGTCAGAATTACGGCATTAGCAGATTGACCGTCCGAAGAGCCATGGATGAACTCAGGAGAGAGGGCTTCATTGAAAGATTGAAGGGAAAGGGGACCTTCGTCACCGGCTCGAAACGTGAAGAGCAGTTGGCCATTCTCACGGGATTTACGGATGAAGCGAGAAAGCGTGGCAGTGAAACCCGTTCTGTGGTTCTCGAAAACAAACTCGTGAGAGTCCCGGCCGATGCGGTTGAGCTCTTTGATATTCCGGCGGATGCTATGGTCGTTCTTCTCAAGAGAGTCAGGTTTCTCGAGGGCGAACCATACGCGATTGAAGAGGCTTATCTTAACGTTGGAGCAGATATTCGCTTTCTGAATATCACACAAAGAGACATGGAAAAGGAATCTCTGTATGGGATTTTGAGAAAGGAATTCAGTATAAACATCTCTTATGCAGAAGAAGAAATGGAACTCACTAGACTCAAGAAAGAAGAAGCCCGTTTCCTTCGACAGGATCAAGACGAATGCGCAATAATGCGGAAGAGATTCACTTATACAAAGAGCGATATATGTATTGAATACGTAATTTCACTCTACAGAGCCGACAAGAGCAAGTTCAGAATCGTCAGAAGAATATGA
- a CDS encoding DUF1343 domain-containing protein produces MILLGIDVLQRNEFADLKNKAVGLVTNYSFVDSNLNWGIDLLFENGVNVKRIFTPEHGLGGVADGAHVSDGLHPKYGIPVVSLYGDKRKPMQEDLEGIDVLVYDIQDVGLRFYTFIYTLAYTMESAAEAGIQYTVLDRPNPLGRGVFGSRIDDELQTFVGGYRLPLQYGLTAGELAKYFKKLVKLDLDLQVVKLEGWNGETYDVTSLLWNVPSPNVPTYESLLGYAGTCFFESTNVSEGRGTFKPFILIGAPWIDGSDFAKILRSEFPDLILRSREFMPFYRKYANANCSGVEFFPRNDDNFFVITMKMMDYLLKYEKFEIMDRSDDLIGIKDSAQKIRARKLDYNQWKESGMEFINFVGDCLLYPGKLNYRD; encoded by the coding sequence ATGATTCTACTGGGTATCGATGTTCTGCAAAGAAATGAATTTGCCGATTTGAAGAACAAGGCAGTCGGCCTTGTTACAAACTACTCATTTGTCGACTCTAATCTTAACTGGGGTATAGACCTCTTATTCGAAAACGGTGTCAATGTGAAGAGGATTTTCACACCCGAGCACGGCCTTGGAGGAGTTGCCGACGGAGCACACGTGAGCGATGGTCTCCATCCGAAGTATGGCATTCCCGTAGTGAGTCTATATGGAGACAAGCGCAAACCTATGCAGGAAGACCTTGAGGGTATAGATGTACTGGTTTACGATATACAGGATGTAGGGCTGAGGTTCTATACATTTATCTACACTCTAGCTTATACAATGGAATCGGCGGCCGAAGCCGGTATTCAGTATACCGTACTTGACAGGCCGAATCCGCTGGGCAGAGGGGTCTTCGGAAGCAGAATAGACGATGAGTTGCAGACCTTTGTTGGCGGCTATAGACTGCCCCTCCAGTACGGACTTACTGCAGGAGAGCTCGCTAAATATTTCAAGAAGCTCGTGAAACTTGATCTCGACTTGCAAGTCGTGAAGCTTGAGGGTTGGAATGGTGAAACTTACGATGTCACGTCTCTTTTGTGGAATGTGCCTTCACCGAATGTGCCGACCTATGAATCCCTTCTCGGCTATGCAGGAACCTGCTTCTTTGAAAGCACAAACGTCTCCGAAGGCCGCGGCACATTTAAGCCCTTCATTCTGATCGGAGCTCCATGGATAGACGGATCGGATTTTGCGAAGATTCTAAGAAGTGAATTCCCGGATCTAATATTGAGAAGTCGTGAATTCATGCCCTTCTACAGAAAATATGCAAATGCCAACTGCAGCGGAGTCGAGTTCTTTCCGAGAAATGATGACAACTTCTTTGTCATAACTATGAAGATGATGGATTATTTGCTAAAATATGAAAAATTCGAGATCATGGATCGTTCAGACGATCTGATCGGTATTAAAGACAGCGCACAAAAGATAAGGGCTCGGAAACTCGACTACAATCAATGGAAGGAGTCAGGGATGGAGTTCATAAACTTCGTTGGAGACTGCCTTCTCTATCCCGGGAAGCTTAATTATAGAGATTGA
- a CDS encoding class II aldolase/adducin family protein, protein MNKDEFAGLVLDACKRMEDRGMTVGTWGNISVKVNDETFLITPSGMSYGCLKIDDIVMADMKGNTIDSKRKPSIEHALHRMIYRHRPDVGAVIHTHPQYSTAFAIARKDIPAVSEELIQIIGEGVKCAVYALPGTEELAANVVSALGNNNAALLANHGAVCVGGNLSEAFKVAEVLEKSAKTIIMATIIGTPRVISHDDCLKMQDFVKHHYGQK, encoded by the coding sequence ATGAATAAAGATGAATTTGCAGGTCTGGTGCTTGATGCCTGCAAGAGAATGGAAGACCGGGGTATGACGGTTGGAACATGGGGAAACATAAGCGTCAAAGTAAATGACGAAACCTTCCTGATAACTCCAAGCGGGATGAGCTATGGGTGTTTGAAGATCGATGATATTGTGATGGCAGATATGAAAGGCAATACTATTGACAGCAAACGAAAGCCAAGCATAGAGCATGCTCTGCACAGAATGATCTACAGGCACCGGCCGGATGTTGGGGCGGTTATCCACACCCATCCCCAGTACTCTACGGCTTTCGCAATTGCAAGGAAAGACATTCCTGCCGTCTCCGAAGAATTAATACAGATAATCGGAGAGGGTGTCAAATGTGCAGTTTACGCATTGCCCGGAACAGAAGAACTCGCAGCAAACGTAGTCTCAGCCCTAGGCAACAACAACGCAGCGTTGCTGGCTAACCACGGAGCTGTCTGCGTTGGCGGCAACCTGAGCGAGGCTTTCAAGGTAGCCGAGGTACTTGAGAAATCCGCAAAGACTATCATCATGGCAACGATCATCGGAACTCCCCGTGTGATTTCTCATGATGACTGCCTAAAAATGCAGGATTTCGTAAAACATCACTACGGACAAAAATAA
- the xylB gene encoding xylulokinase, translated as MKLSLYWHILLNSISTIYMPEATMKQGILSIDLGTMGVKLSFVSLEGDIQQSAYAEYPIISELPGQAEQDPSLWWKGIIDCVRDLSATDRNLPRLVKAISICGQMHTHVYLDSDDEPIGPSITWLDQRSSEIIEEWNKDGKSERLFELTWNFPTTTYSAPQICWVKKHRPQVFEKTKSIMIAKDYIKFLLTGSKVTDPSDASGTAVFDIRKNQWSKEALELIGLDGKLLSQVIPSARIIGQVTEKAAGETGLVLGTPVVNGGSDHSVAELGSGLLGEGEVSVIVGTAGVVAACTSTPVIDPKKRVMCWSYPLEGYWDILGITQTAASSLTWFRNCFDKERSSEVFDEYSSLAESISLGSEGLVFLPYLMGERTPLWDSKARGVFFGLTMKHSKAHMVRAIMEGVSFSIKDCMKVVEELGVNFDSVNVMGGGSKSSVWRKIQSDIYGKKVRTLETQDTGAIGNLILALLATNEIGDPREAAKLVRHVETVIPDPIRSKRYENLFGIYKRIYDSTHSIMEELEAYTHE; from the coding sequence ATGAAGTTATCATTATACTGGCACATTTTACTCAACAGCATTTCGACGATTTACATGCCGGAGGCGACGATGAAGCAAGGAATTCTCTCGATTGATTTGGGAACCATGGGAGTGAAACTCTCTTTCGTTTCTCTAGAAGGTGATATTCAGCAATCCGCTTATGCCGAGTATCCGATAATTTCTGAACTACCGGGACAGGCCGAGCAAGATCCATCCCTTTGGTGGAAAGGTATCATAGATTGCGTAAGAGACTTGTCTGCTACTGATAGAAATCTGCCCAGGCTTGTCAAGGCGATCTCGATCTGCGGTCAGATGCATACTCATGTCTATCTTGACTCAGACGACGAGCCTATTGGACCTTCGATAACATGGCTCGACCAGAGAAGCAGCGAAATAATAGAGGAATGGAACAAAGATGGAAAGTCAGAGAGGCTCTTTGAACTCACATGGAACTTTCCGACAACTACATATTCAGCGCCACAGATTTGCTGGGTGAAAAAACACAGACCCCAAGTCTTCGAAAAAACGAAATCGATAATGATCGCCAAGGATTATATAAAATTCCTATTGACAGGCAGCAAGGTTACAGATCCCTCGGACGCTTCGGGAACGGCTGTCTTCGACATAAGAAAGAATCAATGGAGCAAAGAGGCTCTCGAACTAATAGGTCTGGATGGGAAACTTCTTTCGCAGGTGATTCCTTCAGCGAGAATAATCGGCCAAGTCACCGAGAAAGCGGCAGGAGAGACCGGCCTGGTCCTGGGAACACCAGTGGTGAACGGCGGTTCTGATCACTCTGTAGCCGAATTGGGTTCCGGCCTACTCGGAGAAGGCGAGGTATCTGTAATAGTTGGAACCGCGGGGGTAGTCGCCGCCTGTACATCCACTCCAGTAATAGATCCCAAGAAGAGAGTAATGTGCTGGAGCTACCCTCTGGAAGGTTACTGGGATATCCTGGGAATAACGCAGACGGCAGCTTCCAGCTTGACTTGGTTCAGAAACTGCTTTGACAAAGAAAGAAGCAGCGAGGTGTTTGATGAATACTCCTCTCTCGCTGAGAGCATTTCTCTCGGATCGGAAGGCCTGGTTTTCCTTCCATACCTGATGGGCGAAAGAACTCCCCTTTGGGACTCAAAGGCCCGGGGTGTCTTCTTCGGACTCACGATGAAGCACTCAAAAGCTCACATGGTAAGAGCAATCATGGAAGGAGTATCATTCTCGATAAAGGACTGCATGAAAGTCGTCGAGGAGTTGGGAGTCAATTTCGACAGTGTAAACGTTATGGGAGGAGGCAGCAAGAGTTCTGTCTGGCGGAAGATACAGTCTGATATTTATGGAAAGAAAGTGAGAACGCTAGAGACTCAGGACACCGGTGCAATAGGTAATCTGATACTCGCCCTTCTTGCCACAAATGAAATTGGCGATCCGAGAGAAGCTGCCAAACTGGTCAGACATGTTGAGACTGTAATCCCCGATCCGATCAGGTCGAAAAGATACGAGAATCTATTTGGAATATACAAGAGAATCTACGATAGTACCCATTCAATAATGGAAGAATTGGAGGCGTATACGCATGAATAA
- a CDS encoding autoinducer 2 ABC transporter substrate-binding protein: MNKKLLMLLFCVLFTVAVLAANYEIAVVVKIGGIPWFNRMEVGVKDAADELGVNAYQIGPSDADPAQQVKIVEDLIAKGVDAICVVPNDAKALEPVFEKARANGIIIITHESPEQKGGDWDVETIDNVKFGEANFEKLAQLMGGEGEFAVFVGGLTVPLHNFWADVGLAYVAEKYPNMKLVTERIPCGESVELSYQKTLELLNAYPNLKGIVGFGSLGPIGASQALNARNMKGKVQIVGTVIPSHADPYLKQGLMQWGYLWDPKDAGFAQVYLAKTLLDAKNALAEAGIPEGILPAVVDGFEIPGLGKATLEGNIVKFDAQVDITAENALSYGF, encoded by the coding sequence ATGAACAAGAAGCTTCTGATGCTCCTGTTCTGTGTCTTGTTTACAGTTGCCGTCTTAGCAGCGAACTATGAGATTGCCGTCGTTGTCAAGATCGGTGGAATCCCCTGGTTCAACAGAATGGAAGTCGGTGTAAAAGATGCAGCAGATGAACTCGGCGTGAATGCCTATCAGATAGGGCCTTCCGATGCAGATCCTGCACAGCAGGTTAAGATTGTTGAAGACCTTATTGCCAAGGGCGTCGACGCCATCTGCGTAGTACCTAATGATGCTAAGGCTCTTGAGCCTGTCTTCGAGAAGGCAAGAGCGAACGGTATCATCATCATCACACACGAGTCGCCAGAGCAGAAAGGTGGCGACTGGGACGTAGAAACGATAGACAACGTCAAGTTCGGAGAGGCAAACTTCGAGAAACTTGCTCAGCTTATGGGTGGAGAAGGCGAGTTTGCCGTTTTCGTCGGCGGGCTCACAGTTCCTCTTCACAACTTCTGGGCGGACGTTGGACTTGCCTATGTTGCAGAGAAGTATCCTAATATGAAGCTGGTAACTGAGAGAATCCCATGTGGTGAGAGTGTCGAGCTTTCCTATCAGAAGACGCTTGAGCTTCTCAATGCATATCCTAATCTAAAAGGTATAGTCGGCTTTGGTTCATTAGGACCGATCGGAGCATCTCAGGCACTCAACGCAAGGAACATGAAGGGAAAGGTACAGATTGTCGGGACGGTTATTCCAAGCCACGCTGATCCCTATCTAAAACAAGGACTAATGCAGTGGGGTTACCTGTGGGATCCAAAGGATGCCGGATTTGCACAGGTTTATCTTGCGAAAACACTGCTGGATGCAAAGAATGCTCTTGCAGAAGCTGGAATTCCGGAGGGTATTTTGCCGGCGGTCGTCGATGGCTTTGAGATACCCGGTCTTGGAAAGGCAACTCTCGAAGGAAACATAGTCAAATTTGACGCGCAAGTCGATATAACTGCTGAAAACGCCCTTTCTTACGGGTTCTGA
- a CDS encoding sugar ABC transporter ATP-binding protein, giving the protein MAEKLLEMKNISKRFGGVLALDSVDFEIEKGEVHCLVGENGSGKSTLIKIISGIHTPDPGGEIYVDGRRISHQKSSNSVREGIQVIYQDLSLFPNLTVAENIAISSRVEAGSRLMKWKETEEEALKTMGKIGVSLDPRREVSELSIAERQVVAICRAINAKARLVIMDEPTASLSKKEVKSLIRVINELQNREISTIFVSHKLDEIMEVAQRVTVLRDGKKVGAFDATELTRQRLSFLMTGKEFQYSKLTPYFGEEVVLEVRNLSRRNNYKEIDLKVHKGEIVSITGLMGSGRTEFVLSLFGMNPPDVGEIFVEGKRINPGSAMAAMRAGIAYVPEDRLQNGLVMEQPVSKNIVLTVLKRILSRIRLLSKVKERKEVRRWVDELSIKIPSADSPVNTLSGGNQQRVVIAKWLAINPKVLILDSPTVGIDVAAKDSIYKIIRELAAEGISIIMITDEAEEAIYHSNTTYIMSAGRIIGKYNSSELTERELYEKINGQ; this is encoded by the coding sequence ATGGCTGAAAAGTTGTTGGAGATGAAGAATATCTCGAAGAGATTCGGAGGTGTACTTGCCCTCGATTCGGTCGATTTCGAAATAGAGAAGGGCGAGGTCCATTGCCTGGTCGGTGAGAACGGTTCGGGCAAAAGCACCCTGATAAAGATCATCTCGGGTATTCACACGCCCGATCCCGGCGGTGAGATCTATGTCGACGGAAGAAGGATAAGCCACCAGAAGTCCTCTAACAGTGTGAGGGAGGGAATCCAGGTTATCTATCAGGATCTCTCACTCTTCCCAAATCTTACCGTTGCCGAGAATATCGCCATTTCTTCGAGAGTGGAAGCGGGAAGTCGCCTTATGAAATGGAAAGAGACCGAAGAAGAGGCTTTGAAAACGATGGGAAAGATTGGAGTCTCTTTAGATCCAAGACGTGAAGTGAGCGAGCTTTCCATAGCAGAAAGACAAGTTGTGGCGATATGCAGGGCAATAAATGCCAAGGCGAGACTTGTAATAATGGACGAACCCACGGCTTCCCTCAGCAAGAAAGAGGTGAAGTCGCTGATTAGAGTGATAAATGAGCTTCAGAACAGAGAAATCTCCACGATTTTCGTTAGCCATAAACTTGATGAAATAATGGAGGTAGCCCAGCGAGTTACCGTTCTTCGTGACGGGAAGAAAGTTGGCGCCTTCGATGCAACAGAATTGACGCGACAGAGGCTCTCATTTCTCATGACAGGAAAGGAGTTCCAGTACTCCAAACTGACTCCGTATTTTGGTGAAGAAGTTGTTCTAGAAGTCAGAAATCTCTCAAGAAGAAACAATTACAAGGAAATTGATCTGAAGGTTCACAAGGGTGAAATAGTAAGTATCACAGGCTTGATGGGTTCAGGCAGAACCGAGTTTGTTCTCTCACTCTTCGGAATGAATCCTCCTGACGTAGGAGAGATCTTCGTAGAAGGGAAGAGAATTAACCCTGGAAGCGCCATGGCCGCTATGAGAGCGGGAATTGCATATGTGCCTGAGGATAGATTACAAAATGGTCTTGTTATGGAGCAGCCAGTGAGCAAGAACATAGTGCTGACGGTTCTCAAGAGAATACTGTCGAGAATCAGGCTTTTGAGCAAGGTCAAGGAGAGAAAAGAAGTGAGGCGGTGGGTCGACGAGCTTTCGATCAAAATTCCCTCAGCGGATTCTCCGGTTAACACGCTTTCAGGCGGCAATCAACAGAGGGTTGTAATCGCAAAGTGGTTAGCGATAAATCCGAAGGTGTTGATTCTCGATTCCCCGACTGTGGGAATAGACGTTGCGGCGAAGGACAGCATTTACAAGATAATAAGAGAACTAGCTGCAGAAGGAATTTCGATAATCATGATCACGGATGAAGCAGAAGAAGCAATCTATCATTCAAACACGACTTATATTATGAGCGCGGGAAGAATAATCGGAAAGTACAACTCCAGCGAGCTCACGGAGAGAGAGCTGTATGAAAAGATCAACGGACAGTAA
- a CDS encoding ABC transporter permease produces MKRSTDSNSRLRKVFGKSEFYLLLVIIVVSLFFTILKPSFLAFTNLYGMVESNSFLAIMAAGVLVVLISGGIDISFTATATVAQYVMATIVIHCGGNMFLAFAIGALVGIALGLVNALLIYFLKTPPIIVTIATMNLFYGLLIFISGGTWIYGFPMWFMERNLVRFGDNPGITIPILVLVLSFILTWLILKYTALGRNIYAVGGNQEAARRVGISVLKTQLFVYCYMGFLAGIASTVQANMMLTVAPNALMGRELEVLAAVVLGGASLAGGTGSILGTVLGFGLIVIVQNGLTLLGISSYWHKVFIGAIIVVSVGITAYQRKVRERKGAIINVEN; encoded by the coding sequence ATGAAAAGATCAACGGACAGTAATTCAAGATTGAGAAAAGTATTCGGCAAGAGCGAGTTTTATCTCTTGCTTGTAATAATAGTCGTCTCACTTTTCTTCACCATTTTGAAGCCAAGTTTTCTTGCTTTCACCAATCTCTACGGGATGGTTGAGAGCAACTCCTTTCTAGCGATAATGGCCGCAGGCGTCTTGGTTGTCCTGATCTCAGGAGGAATTGACATCTCATTTACGGCAACTGCGACTGTTGCGCAATATGTAATGGCTACCATCGTAATCCATTGTGGCGGGAATATGTTCCTGGCCTTTGCAATAGGGGCTCTTGTCGGAATTGCTCTGGGTTTGGTCAATGCTTTACTTATCTATTTCCTCAAGACGCCGCCAATAATCGTGACGATCGCAACCATGAACCTGTTCTACGGCCTTCTGATATTTATCAGCGGCGGTACATGGATTTACGGCTTTCCAATGTGGTTCATGGAGAGGAATCTCGTCAGATTCGGAGACAACCCTGGAATTACTATACCGATTCTGGTTCTAGTTCTTTCCTTCATTCTTACGTGGCTGATACTTAAGTACACGGCTCTGGGGAGAAACATATACGCCGTGGGAGGAAATCAGGAAGCGGCAAGACGTGTGGGCATAAGTGTTCTCAAAACGCAGCTATTCGTCTATTGTTACATGGGTTTTCTTGCAGGCATCGCCTCAACAGTTCAAGCGAACATGATGTTGACTGTCGCCCCCAATGCCTTGATGGGCAGAGAACTGGAAGTTCTGGCGGCTGTTGTTCTTGGAGGAGCAAGCCTTGCAGGAGGTACGGGTAGTATTCTTGGGACGGTTCTTGGTTTCGGTTTGATTGTCATCGTTCAGAATGGCCTTACGTTACTCGGAATTTCCTCTTACTGGCATAAGGTATTTATCGGAGCGATCATCGTCGTCAGCGTGGGGATAACGGCCTATCAGAGAAAAGTCCGCGAGAGAAAAGGAGCGATAATCAATGTTGAAAACTGA
- a CDS encoding ABC transporter permease: protein MLKTDTGRGRLSKHSEILSLGAILAILVLLFSLALPGKFLRPSNLQSMAFQLPELGVLAFAMMITMLTGGINLSIISSANLSGIIMAMILTGDLASSAGGAGLGWTIFLAVLAGLSISLIVGLVNGMIIAYIGVSPILATLGTMTLLEGISLVITRGYVISGLPRNLLVIGNGTFLGIPVPMFILIAVAVVVAIILNKTRLGLSTYMIGSNIKATNFSGISTNKVTILVYMISGFLAGIASLIMIARFNSAKAGYGSSYLLVTVLVSVLGGINPNGGFGKVSGVFLGLVLLQVISSGLNLLGISQFLTLALWGALLLGVEALRLAKRRGR from the coding sequence ATGTTGAAAACTGACACAGGCAGAGGAAGACTATCAAAGCACTCCGAGATCCTCTCACTTGGAGCGATTCTGGCCATCCTGGTGCTATTGTTCTCGCTCGCTCTTCCGGGAAAATTCCTCAGGCCCAGCAACCTCCAGTCGATGGCATTCCAGCTTCCTGAGCTGGGAGTACTGGCATTTGCGATGATGATAACGATGCTCACTGGTGGGATTAACCTGTCGATAATAAGTTCGGCGAATCTCTCCGGGATAATTATGGCGATGATTTTGACGGGGGATTTAGCGTCGAGTGCGGGAGGAGCCGGACTGGGCTGGACGATCTTTCTGGCTGTGCTCGCAGGGTTATCGATTTCACTCATAGTGGGACTAGTAAATGGAATGATAATCGCGTACATCGGTGTTTCGCCAATTCTTGCGACGCTAGGAACTATGACTCTTCTCGAAGGAATAAGCCTGGTTATAACCAGAGGGTATGTTATTTCAGGCCTGCCAAGGAACCTTCTTGTAATTGGCAATGGAACCTTCCTGGGAATACCGGTACCGATGTTTATTCTAATAGCGGTTGCGGTGGTTGTTGCGATAATTCTGAACAAGACGCGGCTGGGTTTATCGACCTATATGATTGGTTCAAATATTAAAGCTACTAATTTCTCTGGGATAAGCACCAACAAGGTGACCATTCTCGTTTACATGATCTCGGGTTTTCTGGCCGGGATAGCCTCTTTGATAATGATTGCGAGATTCAATTCCGCAAAGGCCGGTTACGGTTCTTCATATCTTCTAGTTACCGTGTTAGTTTCAGTTCTAGGTGGAATCAATCCAAATGGTGGATTCGGGAAAGTGTCCGGTGTCTTCCTTGGGTTGGTCTTGCTACAGGTTATCTCAAGTGGACTAAACCTTCTCGGAATCAGTCAGTTCTTGACGCTTGCATTGTGGGGAGCGTTGCTTCTTGGAGTCGAAGCCCTGAGACTTGCAAAGAGAAGAGGAAGATGA